The following coding sequences lie in one Streptomyces sp. NBC_00510 genomic window:
- a CDS encoding sel1 repeat family protein produces the protein MGDGARLLKARQIRDPGSAGRTTVPAAGAALVPAVADLLPGPRVGGLDEERLIESDLPDEETLEAREEAELEARHRRAAEHGDIGAMSVLGTLLLRRGDLEGAEPHLRGAAAGGDRPAANNLGLLLHQRGYADEAAAWWRIAAVAGSAAAAHALGRHFRERGDEPGAEYWLRQAAESGHTLGAYALADLLDHRRDVGAERWFHAAAEHGHREAAYRLAGICAERGEEREAEQWYRQAAARRHRRAALRLGTLLEERGEFEEAKRWYLTAARDGEPRAACALGFLLRDAGDVDGAATWWRRAANAGDGNAANALGALHAQEGETQTAERWYRAALEAGDINGAFNLGLLCAGQGRTTQAEQWYRKAAYTGHREAANALAVLLLQRGDAAGAEPWFSKAAEAGSVDAAFNLGILYAGRSDDATARRWYERAAASGHGEAALQVAIALQKEGDAHGAERHLRCAAGGGSPEGAFRLGALLDAQGTQEAEAEAEEWYARAAGQGHRRAQVRLGMCAAKRGDVVDAAHWYREAAEGGSRNGAFNLGLLLAREGAEPEAALWWTRAADAGHGRAALRLALLAARHGQLADAQAWCARAVECGPAEVAERAARLTDALEHELSA, from the coding sequence ATGGGGGATGGTGCAAGGCTGCTGAAGGCTCGTCAGATCCGGGATCCCGGGTCCGCGGGGCGGACGACCGTGCCCGCGGCCGGGGCCGCGCTGGTGCCGGCCGTCGCCGACCTGCTGCCCGGTCCGCGGGTGGGCGGTCTCGACGAGGAGCGCCTCATCGAGTCCGACCTCCCGGACGAGGAGACCCTTGAGGCGCGCGAGGAGGCCGAGCTCGAGGCGCGCCACCGGCGGGCCGCCGAGCACGGCGACATCGGGGCCATGAGCGTCCTGGGCACCCTGCTGCTGCGCCGCGGCGACCTCGAGGGCGCCGAGCCCCATCTGCGCGGCGCCGCCGCCGGAGGGGACCGCCCCGCCGCCAACAACCTGGGCCTGCTGCTGCACCAGCGCGGCTACGCCGACGAGGCCGCCGCCTGGTGGCGCATCGCGGCGGTCGCCGGTTCCGCCGCGGCCGCGCACGCCCTCGGCCGGCACTTCCGCGAGCGCGGCGACGAGCCCGGCGCGGAGTACTGGCTGCGCCAGGCCGCCGAGTCCGGGCACACCCTGGGCGCGTACGCGCTGGCCGACCTCCTGGACCACCGGCGCGACGTCGGCGCCGAGCGCTGGTTCCACGCCGCCGCCGAGCACGGCCACCGCGAGGCCGCCTACCGGCTCGCCGGCATCTGCGCCGAGCGCGGCGAGGAGCGCGAGGCCGAGCAGTGGTACCGGCAGGCCGCCGCCCGCCGGCACCGCAGGGCCGCCCTACGCCTCGGCACGCTCCTGGAGGAGCGCGGCGAGTTCGAGGAGGCCAAGCGCTGGTACCTGACCGCCGCCCGCGACGGGGAGCCGCGCGCCGCCTGCGCGCTCGGCTTCCTGCTGCGCGACGCCGGTGACGTCGACGGGGCCGCCACCTGGTGGCGGCGTGCCGCCAACGCCGGCGACGGCAACGCCGCCAACGCCCTGGGCGCGCTGCACGCCCAGGAGGGCGAGACCCAGACCGCCGAGCGGTGGTACCGGGCCGCGCTCGAGGCGGGGGACATCAACGGTGCCTTCAACCTCGGTCTGCTCTGCGCCGGTCAGGGCCGCACCACCCAGGCCGAGCAGTGGTACCGCAAGGCCGCCTACACCGGGCACCGCGAGGCGGCCAACGCGCTTGCCGTGCTCCTGCTGCAGCGCGGTGACGCGGCGGGCGCCGAGCCCTGGTTCTCCAAGGCGGCGGAGGCGGGCAGCGTGGACGCCGCCTTCAACCTCGGCATCCTGTACGCCGGGCGGAGTGACGACGCCACCGCGCGGCGCTGGTACGAGCGCGCCGCGGCCAGCGGTCACGGCGAGGCCGCGCTCCAGGTGGCCATCGCCCTGCAGAAGGAGGGTGACGCGCACGGTGCCGAGCGCCACCTGCGCTGCGCGGCGGGCGGCGGCAGCCCGGAGGGCGCCTTCCGGCTCGGCGCGCTGCTGGACGCGCAGGGCACGCAGGAGGCCGAGGCCGAGGCCGAGGAGTGGTACGCCCGCGCCGCCGGCCAGGGGCACCGCCGTGCCCAGGTGCGGCTCGGCATGTGCGCCGCCAAGCGCGGGGACGTCGTGGACGCCGCCCACTGGTACCGGGAGGCTGCCGAGGGCGGCAGCCGCAACGGGGCCTTCAACCTCGGGCTGCTCCTTGCCCGCGAGGGCGCGGAGCCGGAGGCCGCCCTGTGGTGGACGCGTGCCGCCGACGCGGGCCACGGACGCGCCGCGCTGCGGCTGGCGCTGCTGGCCGCGCGGCACGGACAGCTCGCGGACGCCCAGGCGTGGTGCGCCCGCGCGGTGGAGTGCGGCCCCGCCGAGGTGGCCGAGCGGGCGGCCCGGCTGACCGACGCCCTGGAGCACGAGCTGTCCGCGTGA
- a CDS encoding zinc-dependent metalloprotease has translation MSDIPFGFGVPPEEPEEGDDGKKSGGSGGGSRGPANPFGYGGGNPFGGGAGGDNPFAAMFGSLNPNDLGAAFQQLGQMLSYEGGPVNWDMAKDIARQTVAQGTPEGSKDVSVGPADRAKVQEALRLADLWLDGVTSMPSGAGSAVAWSRAEWVEATLPVWKELVDPVAERVGTAMGDVLPEEMQAMAGPLLGMMRSMGGAMFGTQIGQALGTLAGEVVGSTDIGLPLGPAGKAALLPANVETFGEGLSVPQDEVRLYLALREAAHQRLFAHVPWLRAHLFGAVEGYARGIKVDTAKLEDAVGQLDPSNPEALQDALQQGMFQPEDTPVQKAALARLETALALVEGWVDAVVHAAAAPHLPSAGALRETLRRRRASGGPAEQTFATLIGLELRPRRLRDASRLWASLTDARGVDGRDGLWAHPDMLPTAADLDDPDGFVHHEQLDFSELDKILGEAAGGHGKDVRRDEDERDGTDEDKGDDEK, from the coding sequence GTGAGCGACATCCCATTCGGATTCGGAGTCCCTCCCGAGGAGCCCGAGGAAGGGGACGACGGCAAGAAGTCCGGCGGTTCCGGCGGCGGCTCCCGGGGACCGGCCAATCCCTTCGGTTACGGCGGCGGGAATCCCTTCGGCGGCGGCGCCGGCGGGGACAACCCGTTCGCCGCCATGTTCGGTTCGCTGAACCCCAACGACCTGGGCGCGGCCTTCCAGCAGCTGGGCCAGATGCTCTCGTACGAGGGCGGCCCGGTGAACTGGGACATGGCCAAGGACATCGCCCGGCAGACGGTGGCCCAGGGCACCCCGGAGGGCTCGAAGGACGTCAGCGTGGGTCCCGCGGACCGGGCGAAGGTCCAGGAGGCGCTGCGGCTGGCGGACCTGTGGCTCGACGGGGTGACGTCGATGCCCTCCGGCGCCGGCTCGGCCGTGGCGTGGAGCCGGGCCGAATGGGTCGAGGCGACCCTGCCCGTGTGGAAGGAGCTGGTCGACCCGGTCGCCGAGCGCGTCGGGACGGCGATGGGCGATGTGCTGCCCGAGGAGATGCAGGCCATGGCGGGCCCGCTGCTCGGCATGATGCGCTCCATGGGCGGCGCCATGTTCGGCACGCAGATCGGCCAGGCGCTGGGCACGCTCGCCGGTGAGGTCGTGGGCTCGACCGACATCGGCCTGCCGCTCGGGCCGGCAGGCAAGGCCGCGCTGCTCCCCGCCAACGTGGAGACCTTCGGCGAGGGCCTGAGCGTGCCGCAGGACGAGGTCCGGCTCTACCTGGCGCTGCGCGAGGCGGCGCACCAGCGGCTGTTCGCCCACGTGCCGTGGCTGCGGGCACACCTGTTCGGCGCCGTCGAGGGGTACGCGCGCGGTATCAAGGTGGACACCGCGAAGCTGGAGGACGCGGTCGGCCAGCTCGACCCGTCGAACCCCGAGGCGCTCCAGGACGCCCTGCAGCAGGGCATGTTCCAGCCCGAGGACACCCCGGTACAGAAGGCGGCGCTGGCCCGTCTGGAGACGGCCCTGGCCCTCGTCGAGGGCTGGGTGGACGCGGTCGTCCACGCGGCCGCCGCCCCGCACCTGCCGTCGGCCGGAGCGCTGCGCGAGACGCTGCGCCGGCGCCGGGCGAGCGGTGGCCCCGCGGAGCAGACCTTCGCCACGCTGATCGGCCTGGAGCTGCGGCCCCGCCGGCTGCGGGACGCCTCCCGGCTGTGGGCCTCGCTCACCGACGCGCGTGGCGTCGACGGGCGCGACGGGCTGTGGGCCCACCCCGACATGCTGCCGACCGCCGCCGACCTCGACGACCCCGACGGCTTCGTCCACCACGAGCAGCTGGACTTCTCCGAGCTGGACAAGATCCTCGGCGAGGCCGCGGGCGGCCACGGGAAGGACGTCCGGCGGGACGAGGACGAGCGCGACGGCACCGACGAGGACAAGGGCGACGACGAGAAGTGA
- a CDS encoding NUDIX hydrolase: MSLHDDAVRVLKDWSAPDTGQERLRETYLAHLEAHPDGMWKACAEGHVTGSALVVDPERGRVLLTLHKKLGMWLQMGGHCEPEDTSLAGAALREGVEESGIPGLTLLRPGPVNLDRHLTPCAWHLDVQYAAIAPPGAVEEISEESLDLKWFSYDEVADVADGSVRTLLARTRALL; this comes from the coding sequence GTGAGCCTGCACGACGACGCCGTGCGCGTCCTGAAGGACTGGTCCGCGCCCGACACGGGACAGGAGCGGCTCCGGGAGACCTACCTGGCCCACCTGGAGGCGCACCCGGACGGCATGTGGAAGGCCTGCGCCGAGGGGCACGTCACGGGCAGCGCCCTGGTGGTGGACCCGGAGCGCGGGCGGGTGCTGCTGACCCTGCACAAGAAGCTCGGCATGTGGCTGCAGATGGGCGGGCACTGCGAGCCGGAGGACACCTCGCTGGCCGGAGCCGCGCTGCGTGAGGGCGTCGAGGAGTCGGGCATCCCCGGACTCACCCTGCTGCGTCCCGGGCCGGTCAACCTCGACCGGCACCTGACGCCGTGCGCCTGGCACCTCGACGTGCAGTACGCCGCCATCGCGCCGCCCGGCGCGGTGGAGGAGATCAGCGAGGAGTCGCTGGACCTGAAGTGGTTCTCCTACGACGAGGTCGCCGACGTCGCGGACGGTTCCGTCCGGACGCTGCTGGCCCGCACCCGCGCGCTGCTCTGA
- a CDS encoding PPA1309 family protein: MSNNTSEGAPLTANPLTRAVLEIDDYASGLGWDQPARLFALVDTAALRVQEPKLAEELGLGDGTAAGLTPIEQDELPPGAALDEFLATIAWPGVVSGCALTVERLMLPPSAEESIPKGLDDAALARWVAGHPDRQEVRMTVGVLRDGSRESAVRLREKDSPTEVLTGSALVPGLADALAATFED, from the coding sequence ATGTCCAACAACACGTCCGAGGGTGCGCCGCTCACCGCGAACCCACTCACCCGTGCCGTCCTGGAAATCGACGACTACGCGTCCGGTCTGGGCTGGGACCAGCCCGCCCGGCTCTTCGCCCTCGTCGACACCGCGGCGCTGCGCGTACAGGAGCCCAAGCTGGCCGAGGAACTCGGCCTCGGCGACGGGACAGCCGCGGGGCTGACCCCGATCGAGCAGGACGAGCTGCCGCCGGGCGCCGCGCTGGACGAGTTCCTGGCCACCATCGCCTGGCCCGGCGTCGTCAGCGGCTGCGCGCTCACCGTGGAGCGGCTGATGCTGCCGCCGTCCGCGGAGGAGTCCATCCCGAAGGGGCTGGACGACGCCGCGCTGGCCCGCTGGGTCGCCGGGCACCCCGACCGCCAGGAGGTCCGCATGACGGTGGGCGTGCTGCGGGACGGCTCCCGGGAGTCGGCGGTGCGGCTGCGCGAGAAGGACTCCCCCACCGAGGTGCTCACCGGTTCCGCGCTGGTGCCGGGGCTGGCCGACGCCCTGGCGGCGACCTTCGAGGACTGA
- a CDS encoding UPF0182 family protein → MPDRGGGPHGPRIRVGRPSRRARTLLMTLGVLAVLAMAFVMFSGFWTDWLWYRSVHYSSVFTTTLWTKIGLFFVFGLLMAAAVGVNVYLAHRLRPPLSAMSMEQQSLDRYRMGIAPYKKWVLLTVCALVGLIAGASASSQWRTWLLWTNSTSFGTKDPQFHVDISFYAFDLPWYRFLLSFGFAAVVLSLLAAALVHYLYGGLRLTSPGGRATAAATGHLSVLLGLFVTLKAVAYWLDRYSLAVKSGNLRSGDWTGLRYVDANAYLPAKTILFAIAIICALLFFATLWRRTWSLPLIGFGLMVLSAILIGGLYPAIVQKFQVQPNEAAKEQPYIQKNIDATREAYGIDHADVTDYSGTSGDGKEKLRSDADTAASIRLLDPNVVSPTYQQLQKVRGYYAFPSTLDVDRYTIGGKEQDTVVGLRELNLEGIPQHSWINDHFKYTHGYGMVAAKGTTTTASGEPDFTEYNLPTKGDLGTYQQRIYYGEQTKQWSIVGDKTTPEIDYTDDSGEKPYTYTAKSGVGLKNPVTRLAYAVSFGEPQIFYSGAVGDDSQILYNRMPKERVEAVAPWLTIDGDSYPAVVDGRVVWIVDAYTTSNGYPYSSRTTLGDTTADSLTDGQRAVLAQQNQVNYIRNSVKATVDAYSGKVTLYQWDTEDPVLKTWMKAFPDTVKPKTAIDDGLMAHLRYPQDLFKVQRELLTRYHVTKASTFYSGSEVWAVPNDPAAKTGKSVPPYYLSLKMPGQNDQAFSLTTTFTPNKRENLSAFMAVDADAKSPEYGAIRVLKLPSNTTVSGPQQVQSQFNSDPDVAEKIRLLKGGDSEVEYGNLLTVPLDGGLLYVEPVYVRGAGTNYPLLKKVLVSYGGQTEFEDTLAQALDAVFGSDGGTPETPPETGGGTQPPASGNPTVAQALEDAQQAYDAGQKALKEGDWGAYGQAQKDLADALKRAQEAEQQAGRQG, encoded by the coding sequence ATGCCGGACCGCGGCGGGGGTCCGCACGGGCCGCGGATCAGAGTGGGCCGCCCGTCGCGGCGAGCCCGGACACTGCTCATGACCCTGGGCGTCCTGGCCGTGCTGGCCATGGCCTTCGTCATGTTCTCGGGTTTCTGGACCGACTGGCTCTGGTACCGCTCCGTCCACTATTCCTCGGTCTTCACCACCACCCTGTGGACCAAGATCGGCCTGTTCTTCGTCTTCGGTCTGCTGATGGCCGCGGCCGTCGGCGTCAACGTGTACCTCGCGCACCGGCTCCGGCCGCCGCTCAGCGCGATGTCGATGGAGCAGCAGAGCCTCGACCGCTACCGGATGGGCATCGCCCCCTACAAGAAGTGGGTGCTGCTCACCGTCTGCGCGCTCGTGGGGCTGATCGCCGGAGCCTCGGCCTCCAGCCAGTGGCGCACATGGCTGCTGTGGACGAACTCCACGTCGTTCGGCACCAAGGACCCGCAGTTCCATGTGGACATCTCCTTCTACGCCTTTGACCTGCCCTGGTACCGCTTCCTGCTGAGCTTCGGCTTCGCGGCGGTCGTGCTGTCGCTGCTGGCGGCGGCGCTGGTGCACTACCTGTACGGGGGCCTGCGGCTCACCTCCCCGGGCGGCCGGGCGACGGCGGCGGCGACCGGGCACCTGTCGGTGCTGCTGGGCCTGTTCGTCACCCTGAAGGCGGTCGCGTACTGGCTGGACCGCTACTCGCTGGCGGTGAAGTCCGGCAACCTCAGGTCGGGCGACTGGACGGGCCTGCGCTACGTCGACGCCAACGCCTACCTGCCGGCCAAGACGATCCTGTTCGCCATCGCCATCATCTGCGCGCTGCTGTTCTTCGCCACCTTGTGGCGGCGCACCTGGTCGCTGCCGCTGATCGGCTTCGGCCTGATGGTGCTGTCGGCGATCCTGATCGGCGGCCTGTACCCGGCGATCGTGCAGAAGTTCCAGGTGCAGCCGAACGAGGCCGCCAAGGAGCAGCCGTACATCCAGAAGAACATCGACGCCACGCGTGAGGCGTACGGCATCGACCACGCCGACGTGACGGACTACTCGGGCACGAGCGGCGACGGCAAGGAGAAGCTGCGCAGCGACGCCGACACGGCGGCGTCCATCCGCCTGCTGGACCCGAACGTGGTCTCGCCGACCTACCAGCAGCTGCAGAAGGTGCGCGGCTACTACGCGTTCCCGTCCACGCTCGACGTCGACCGCTACACGATCGGCGGCAAGGAGCAGGACACCGTGGTGGGCCTGCGGGAGCTGAACCTCGAGGGCATCCCGCAGCACAGCTGGATCAACGACCACTTCAAGTACACGCACGGCTACGGCATGGTGGCGGCCAAGGGCACCACCACGACCGCCAGCGGCGAGCCGGACTTCACCGAGTACAACCTGCCGACCAAGGGCGACCTCGGGACCTACCAGCAGCGGATCTACTACGGCGAGCAGACCAAGCAGTGGTCGATCGTCGGCGACAAGACCACGCCGGAGATCGACTACACCGACGACAGCGGCGAGAAGCCGTACACGTACACCGCCAAGAGCGGCGTCGGCCTGAAGAACCCGGTGACCAGGCTCGCCTACGCGGTGTCCTTCGGCGAGCCGCAGATCTTCTACTCCGGCGCCGTCGGCGACGACTCGCAGATCCTGTACAACCGCATGCCCAAGGAGCGGGTCGAGGCGGTCGCGCCCTGGCTGACGATCGACGGCGACTCCTACCCGGCGGTCGTCGACGGCCGGGTCGTGTGGATCGTCGACGCCTACACGACGAGCAACGGCTACCCGTACTCGTCGCGCACGACGCTGGGCGACACCACCGCGGACTCGCTGACCGACGGGCAGCGCGCCGTGCTGGCGCAGCAGAACCAGGTCAACTACATCCGTAACTCGGTGAAGGCGACCGTCGACGCGTACAGCGGCAAGGTCACGCTCTACCAGTGGGACACCGAGGACCCGGTGCTGAAGACCTGGATGAAGGCCTTCCCGGACACGGTCAAGCCCAAGACGGCGATCGACGACGGGCTGATGGCGCATCTGCGCTACCCGCAGGACCTGTTCAAGGTGCAGCGCGAGCTGCTGACGCGCTACCACGTCACCAAGGCGTCGACCTTCTACAGCGGCAGTGAGGTGTGGGCGGTGCCCAACGACCCGGCCGCCAAGACCGGCAAGTCGGTGCCGCCGTACTACCTGAGCCTGAAGATGCCCGGCCAGAACGACCAGGCGTTCTCGCTCACCACGACCTTCACGCCGAACAAGCGCGAGAACCTCAGCGCCTTCATGGCGGTCGACGCGGACGCGAAGAGTCCGGAGTACGGCGCGATCAGGGTGCTGAAGCTGCCGTCGAACACCACGGTGTCCGGACCGCAGCAGGTGCAGAGCCAGTTCAACTCCGACCCCGACGTGGCGGAGAAGATCAGGCTGCTCAAGGGCGGTGACTCGGAGGTCGAGTACGGCAACCTGCTGACCGTGCCACTCGACGGCGGGCTGCTGTACGTCGAGCCGGTCTACGTCCGCGGCGCGGGCACCAACTACCCGCTGCTGAAGAAGGTGCTGGTGAGCTACGGCGGCCAGACCGAGTTCGAGGACACGCTCGCGCAGGCGCTCGACGCGGTCTTCGGCTCGGACGGCGGCACGCCCGAGACGCCACCGGAGACGGGCGGGGGCACCCAGCCGCCGGCCTCCGGCAATCCGACGGTCGCCCAGGCCCTGGAGGACGCCCAGCAGGCGTACGACGCGGGTCAGAAGGCGCTCAAGGAGGGTGACTGGGGCGCGTACGGCCAGGCACAGAAGGATCTCGCCGACGCGCTGAAGCGGGCCCAGGAGGCCGAGCAGCAGGCGGGCCGGCAGGGCTGA
- a CDS encoding PDZ domain-containing protein, protein MPRRTATLLASTLTLIALLCVALLWPVPYAEMSPGPTVNTLGSHGGAPVLQISGHKTYPTSGHLNMTTVRVTSADYSMNLVEAVVGWLAHDQKVVEHDTLYPKGQTAEEADQENAEEFTQSQDSAKVAALDELGIPVGSRVIVSAVVKGAPAEGELHAGDVIKAVDGDPVKAAGDVASLVTKHQPGQKVVFTVVPKGTKGDATRDVTITTAKSDDDGEARAVVGIQAGVEHTFPFKIDIKLADVGGPSAGLMFALGIVDKLTPEDLTGGKFVAGTGTIDDEGKVGPIGGIDMKTIGARQKGAEYFLTPADNCAEAATDTPSGLTLVKVKTIDDALDALKDIRDGKTSALPSCTTG, encoded by the coding sequence ATGCCACGCCGCACCGCGACGCTGCTCGCATCGACCCTGACCCTGATAGCGCTGCTGTGTGTCGCGCTCCTGTGGCCCGTGCCGTACGCGGAGATGTCGCCGGGTCCGACGGTGAACACGCTCGGGTCGCACGGCGGGGCTCCGGTGCTGCAGATCTCGGGGCACAAGACCTACCCGACCAGCGGTCACCTCAACATGACCACGGTGCGGGTGACGAGCGCGGACTACTCGATGAACCTGGTCGAGGCGGTCGTCGGCTGGCTGGCGCACGACCAGAAGGTCGTCGAGCACGACACGCTCTACCCCAAGGGGCAGACGGCCGAAGAGGCCGACCAGGAGAACGCCGAGGAGTTCACGCAGTCCCAGGACAGCGCGAAGGTCGCGGCGCTCGACGAGCTCGGCATACCCGTCGGTTCCCGGGTGATCGTCTCCGCCGTGGTCAAGGGCGCCCCGGCCGAGGGCGAGCTGCACGCCGGAGACGTGATCAAGGCCGTGGACGGCGATCCGGTCAAGGCGGCGGGCGACGTCGCATCGCTTGTCACCAAGCACCAGCCGGGGCAGAAGGTGGTCTTCACCGTCGTGCCCAAGGGCACCAAGGGCGACGCCACCCGGGACGTGACCATCACCACGGCGAAGTCGGACGACGACGGCGAGGCCCGGGCGGTCGTGGGCATCCAGGCCGGTGTCGAGCACACCTTCCCGTTCAAGATCGACATCAAGCTGGCGGACGTCGGCGGCCCGAGCGCCGGCCTGATGTTCGCGCTGGGCATCGTCGACAAGCTCACCCCGGAGGACCTCACCGGCGGCAAGTTCGTCGCGGGCACCGGCACGATCGACGACGAGGGCAAGGTCGGTCCCATCGGCGGCATAGACATGAAGACCATCGGCGCGCGGCAGAAGGGCGCCGAGTACTTCCTGACCCCCGCCGACAACTGTGCGGAGGCGGCGACCGACACCCCGAGCGGCCTCACCCTGGTCAAGGTGAAGACCATCGACGACGCCCTGGACGCGCTCAAGGACATCCGCGACGGCAAGACGTCGGCCCTGCCCTCCTGCACGACGGGCTGA
- a CDS encoding SDR family oxidoreductase, translating into MSSPEPTVRPERSGGRAPAGPVVAVTGAASGVGLLLALRLAESDQVKKVVAIDERRGDVPGAQWAVLDVRDPAIAERLRGVDVVVHLALDLDLESDPKARSAFNVRGTQTVLTAAAAAGVPRVVLCTSAMVYGAHPDNDIPLAEDAPLRATAEASFVGDLLEIERLGKRAPRAHPGLNVTVLRPAVLVGGTDTALTRYFESPRLLVVGGSRPCWQFCHVEDLVTALEHATLEKVDGEMTVGCDGWLEQEEVEELSGIRRMELPPAVALGAASRLHRLGLTPSPAGDLAYTMHPWVVSGSRLHESGWRPKWTNEEVLAVLLEEVSGRNSVVGRRLGRKDAATLGAAGATVALVGTAAMVRRARKRRGV; encoded by the coding sequence GTGAGTTCCCCAGAACCGACCGTTCGCCCAGAGCGGAGCGGCGGCAGGGCCCCCGCCGGACCTGTGGTCGCCGTCACCGGCGCCGCCTCCGGTGTCGGCCTGCTGCTGGCCCTGCGGCTGGCCGAATCCGACCAGGTCAAGAAGGTCGTGGCGATCGACGAGCGCCGCGGCGACGTCCCCGGTGCCCAGTGGGCGGTGCTCGACGTACGGGACCCGGCGATCGCCGAGCGGCTGCGCGGCGTGGACGTCGTCGTCCACCTCGCGCTCGACCTGGACCTGGAGTCCGACCCCAAGGCACGCAGCGCGTTCAACGTGCGCGGTACCCAGACGGTGCTCACCGCGGCGGCGGCCGCCGGCGTGCCGCGCGTGGTGCTGTGCACCTCGGCCATGGTCTACGGCGCCCACCCGGACAACGACATCCCGCTCGCCGAGGACGCCCCGCTGCGTGCGACGGCGGAGGCGTCCTTCGTGGGCGACCTGCTGGAGATCGAGCGGCTGGGCAAGCGCGCCCCCCGGGCGCACCCCGGCCTCAACGTGACCGTCCTGCGCCCGGCCGTGCTGGTCGGCGGCACCGACACCGCGCTGACCCGCTACTTCGAGTCGCCGCGATTGCTGGTGGTGGGCGGCAGCCGCCCCTGCTGGCAGTTCTGCCACGTGGAGGACCTGGTGACGGCGCTGGAGCACGCGACGCTGGAGAAGGTGGACGGCGAGATGACCGTGGGCTGCGACGGCTGGCTGGAGCAGGAGGAGGTCGAGGAGCTCTCGGGCATCCGCCGCATGGAGCTGCCGCCCGCGGTGGCGCTCGGCGCGGCCTCCCGGCTGCACCGGCTGGGGCTCACCCCCTCCCCGGCGGGCGACCTGGCGTACACGATGCACCCGTGGGTGGTCAGCGGCAGCCGGCTGCACGAGTCGGGCTGGCGGCCGAAGTGGACCAACGAGGAGGTGCTGGCCGTCCTGCTGGAGGAGGTCTCCGGCCGCAACTCCGTCGTCGGGCGGCGCCTGGGCCGCAAGGACGCGGCCACGCTCGGCGCGGCCGGCGCGACGGTCGCCCTGGTCGGCACGGCGGCGATGGTGCGGCGGGCGCGCAAGCGCCGCGGTGTCTGA
- a CDS encoding AIM24 family protein, with protein sequence MQSPLFGYTEVQTEDQYALQNPYLLRVKLDGRTDCLARKGAMVAYQGLIEFDGEYQSHAQRTARYRTGEGLELMRCSGQGTVYLANLAQHIHVVDVDQEGLTVDGAYVMALDSGLHWEVISVDSQFGISGSGAYNLNISGHGKVALMTSGKPLLMPVTPDKYVSADSDAVVAWSSSLRVQMQAQTSSSGVWRRRGNTGEGWELNFLGQGHVLVQPSELMPPQNAQLGGGAAAQYGFGQQGAHGMNQGNIFSNR encoded by the coding sequence ATGCAGAGCCCGCTTTTCGGCTACACCGAGGTCCAGACCGAGGACCAGTACGCACTCCAGAACCCGTACCTGCTGCGGGTCAAGCTCGACGGCCGCACCGACTGCCTGGCCCGCAAGGGCGCCATGGTCGCGTACCAGGGCCTGATCGAGTTCGACGGCGAGTACCAGAGCCACGCCCAGCGCACCGCCCGCTACCGCACCGGGGAGGGCCTGGAGCTGATGCGCTGCTCCGGGCAGGGCACGGTCTACCTCGCCAACCTGGCCCAGCACATCCACGTCGTCGACGTGGACCAGGAGGGCCTGACCGTGGACGGCGCCTATGTGATGGCGCTCGACTCCGGGCTGCACTGGGAGGTCATCTCCGTCGACAGCCAGTTCGGCATCTCCGGCAGCGGCGCCTACAACCTCAACATCTCGGGGCACGGCAAGGTCGCGCTGATGACCTCGGGCAAGCCGCTGCTGATGCCCGTCACCCCGGACAAGTACGTCTCGGCCGACTCCGACGCGGTCGTCGCCTGGTCGTCCTCGCTCCGGGTGCAGATGCAGGCGCAGACCAGTTCCTCGGGCGTCTGGCGGCGGCGCGGCAACACCGGTGAGGGCTGGGAGCTCAACTTCCTCGGCCAGGGCCACGTCCTGGTGCAGCCCAGCGAACTGATGCCGCCGCAGAACGCCCAGCTCGGCGGTGGGGCCGCCGCCCAGTACGGCTTCGGCCAGCAGGGCGCGCACGGGATGAACCAGGGCAACATCTTCAGCAACCGCTGA
- a CDS encoding molybdenum cofactor biosynthesis protein MoaE, whose amino-acid sequence MSRMAQTHDEPVRLIEIRDTELSVDEVFRAVGHDSAGGTALFVGTVRDHDGPSGAEVTGLGYSAHPGAEAELRRVAEKVVADFPVKALAAVHRVGELRVGDLAVVVAVSCPHRAEAFAACRRLIDDLKREVPIWKHQAFADGTEEWVGACDH is encoded by the coding sequence ATGAGCCGCATGGCACAGACGCACGACGAACCCGTCCGGCTCATCGAGATCCGGGACACGGAGCTGTCCGTGGACGAGGTCTTCCGCGCCGTGGGGCACGACTCCGCCGGAGGCACCGCGCTGTTCGTCGGCACGGTCCGTGACCACGACGGCCCGTCGGGCGCGGAGGTGACCGGGCTCGGCTACTCGGCGCACCCGGGCGCGGAGGCCGAACTGCGCCGGGTCGCGGAGAAGGTCGTCGCGGACTTCCCGGTCAAGGCACTGGCCGCCGTCCACCGTGTGGGCGAGCTGCGCGTCGGCGACCTCGCGGTCGTCGTCGCCGTCTCCTGCCCGCACCGGGCCGAGGCCTTCGCCGCCTGCCGGCGGCTCATCGACGACCTCAAGCGCGAGGTCCCGATCTGGAAGCACCAGGCCTTCGCCGACGGGACCGAGGAGTGGGTCGGCGCCTGCGACCACTGA